From Salmo salar chromosome ssa04, Ssal_v3.1, whole genome shotgun sequence, one genomic window encodes:
- the LOC106602993 gene encoding odorant receptor 131-2, with translation MFNTTPPFQLLSNNVSLTNQRLAVPIRTFMGFLSVSPCLLFLYINTIMLYSLKSKPVFRETSRYILFGNLLFADTILLVTSQLLYILAVAGLFVIRYICVVIVLVAIFTSAVSPLNLSVMSLERYVAICYPLRHASIVTPGTTGVVIAVVWILCSLNTIIKLVMLLVLESMPLDQFMREFCSTSELFHLKIHNQVDNVFISIVFMTVGFIIIYSYIAMMMVAKSASSDKDINTKARNTVLLHLIQLGLSLSSTLVPTIVSALKSRAMDKATQIEYIVFIILIILPRCLSPLIYGLRDKTFRHILMYYLTCGLRCTVEPIKISSY, from the exons ATGTTCAATACAACACCCCCATTCCAGCTCCTGTCCAACAACGTTTCGTTGACCAATCAGAGGTTGGCAGTGCCCATAAGGACGTTCATgggctttctgtctgtgtctccatgtctcctcttCCTCTATATTAACACTATCATGCTGTACAGTCTGAAGAGCAAGCCCGTGTTCAGAGAGACCTCACGCTATATCTTGTTTG GTAACCTCCTCTTCGCCGACACCATCCTACTGGTGACCAGCCAACTGCTGTACATATTAGCTGTCGCTGGGTTGTTTGTGATCCGATATATATGTGTTGTGATTGTGTTGGTGGCCATTTTCACCAGCGCTGTTTCCCCTCTCAACCTGTCTGTGATGTCGCTAGAGAG GTACGTGGCTATATGTTATCCTCTGAGGCATGCCTCCATTGTCACCCCCGGGACTACGGGCGTGGTCATTGCTGTGGTGTGGATCCTGTGTTCCCTAAACACTATCATTAAGCTTGTCATGCTGCTGGTTCTAGAGTCCATGCCCCTGGACCAGTTCATGCGGGAATTCTGCTCTACCAGCGAGCTTTTCCACCTGAAGATTCACAACCAGGTAGACAACGTGTTCATCAGCATCGTCTTCATGACCGTTGGTTTTATCATCATATACTCCTACATCGCTATGATGATGGTAGCCAAGTCCGCCTCCTCAGACAAGGACATAAACACCAAGGCTCGTAACACGGTTCTACTGCACCTGATCCAGCTAGGCCTgagtctctcctccaccctggtTCCTACTATAGTGTCAGCCTTGAAATCCAGAGCAATGGACAAAGCCACACAGATTGAGTATATTGTGTTTATCATCCTGATTATCCTGCCCAGGTGTCTGAGTCCTCTGATTTACGGCCTGAGAGACAAGACGTTCAGACACATCCTCATGTACTATCTCACCTGTGGCCTCAGATGCACAGTGGAGCCCATTAAAATCTCCAGCTATTGA